One Fusarium falciforme chromosome 12, complete sequence DNA window includes the following coding sequences:
- a CDS encoding TNT domain-containing protein gives MRVSFFLSSLLWLSTASALPAPLDERKAVGCDCTGTKNGGPSAKEFICRDSRLGPKVLPKKLPLDNLVENYDRFGGLTPGQFLDKWTDDKGNFIYPPQNGFQLDQNGNAINGTMELQKGALVDRFGSEYGSFISAAAAPYSQRALPPSNLATNPSSPNFPYNYHVYRVLKPLPVVGGPIAPWFGQPGLGAQFFTGEVGNIMALIEKGYLESVDPSVLIFRGKGCA, from the exons ATGCGCgtctccttcttcctctcaagCCTCCTGTGGCTTTCTACCGCCTCAGCCCTGCCAGCCCCTCTCGATGAGCGCAAGGCAGTCGGCTGCGACTGTACCGGCACAAAGAATGGAGGTCCCTCGGCCAAGGAGTTCATCTGCCGTGACTCCCGCCTTGGACCCAAGGTCCTACCCAAGAAGCTTCCTCTCGACAACCTTGTAGAGAACTATGACCGCTTTGGAGGACTCACTCCGGGTCAATTCCTCGACAAGTGGACCGACGACAAGGGCAACTTCATCTATCCTCCTCAGAACGGCTTCCAGCTTGACCAGAACGGCAACGCCATTAACGGTACCATGGAATTGCAAAAGGGCGCTCTCGTGGATCGCTTCGGAAGCGAATATG GATCATTcatctctgctgctgctgcccctTACTCTCAGCGtgctctccctccctccaaCCTGGCCACAAACCCTTCATCCCCCAACTTCCCATACAACTACCACGTCTACCGAGTGCTCAAGCCTCTTCCTGTTGTGGGAGGCCCTATCGCACCTTGGTTCGGCCAGCCGGGACTTGGAGCCCAGTTCTTCACAGGTGAGGTAGGCAACATCATGGCTCTGATCGAGAAGGGTTACTTGGAGAGCGTAGATCCATCAGTCTTAATCTTCAGAGGCAAGGGCTGCGCTTGA
- a CDS encoding MFS domain-containing protein: MVNVGSAADPIVTRLVEEDKTPWYKKPNLRLMYVWLFCCCMGVEMTSGFDSQLINTLQFAPTFHKYFGNGRTNEDGDFAIEPGLLGFVNSSYQLGSIFGVPLAPWFAHRYGRRWSIMLGSLIMVVGALLQGFAQHVAMYIIARMLLGVGILFCIISGAALIGELGHPKERAILTSLFNSSYFIGQITASAIALGTTNIPSNWAWRVPSLLQICPSLLQIVTVFLLPESPRFLVANDRSEEAAAILVKYHAEGDANSQLVQAEIVQIRETIKTEMEVSKQSWLDLLRTSGMRRRVLVTVFIGLFTQLSGNTLISYYSGILFQMMGYTSNYAKTRINLAYACWGLINATIIALVVTRFKRRHMYMLSACLMLVTFIAITVSLERLQAAQAADVKNRAAGIAALFFYFAYSPTYNIGNNALTYTYLVELWPYAQRSRGIGVQQIFGKLAGFFSTNVNSIALNAIKWRYLAIYCGWIFFEFCIVFMLYPETSGRTLEELTFLFEDDEFNEKTVAAVEKQIHFGDQTESSKQEGNPTQTQHRELV; the protein is encoded by the exons atggtcAACGTAGGTTCAGCGGCCGACCCCATCGTCACCCGCCTCGTCGAAGAGGACAAGACACCATGGTACAAGAAACCAAACCTCCGCCTCATGTACGTGTGGCTCTTTTGCTGCTGCATGGGCGTCGAGATGACCTCAGGATTCGATTCCCAGTTAATCAACACGTTGCAGTTTGCGCCTACGTTTCACAAGT ACTTTGGCAATGGGCGCACGAACGAAGATGGCGATTTTGCCATTGAGCCAGGCTTGCTCGGTTTCGTCAACTCGTCGTATCAGCTTGGCTCTATCTTTGGTGTTCCACTCGCGCCTTGGTTCGCTCACCGCTACGGACGACGATGGTCCATCATGTTGGGTTCTCTGATCATGGTTGTAGGAGCCCTCCTTCAAGGTTTCGCACAGCACG TTGCCATGTACATCATTGCACGCATGCTCCTCGGAGTTGGCATCCTCTTCTGCATCATCTCTGGTGCTGCCTTGATCGGAGAGCTTGGCCACCCCAAGGAGCGTGCTATTCTGACATCGCTCTTCAACTCGTCGTACTTTATCGGACAGATCACGGCTTCGGCCATTGCTCTTGGCACCACCAATATCCCTAGTAACTGGGCATGGCGTGTCCCATCTCTCCTCCAGATCTGTCCATCTTTGCTTCAGATCGTTACCGTCTT CCTACTTCCGGAATCTCCCCGTTTCCTCGTCGCGAACGACAGAAGTGAAGAGGCTGCCGCCATTCTGGTCAAGTACCACGCTGAGGGCGATGCCAACTCGCAGCTCGTCCAAGCCGAGATTGTACAGATTCGAGAGACTATCAAGACTGAGATGGAGGTTTCCAAACAGTCCTGGCTTGACCTCCTCCGGACCAGCGGCATGCGCCGCCGAGTGCTCGTCACGGTCTTTATTGGTCTCTTCACCCAACTTTCTGGCAACACTCTCATCAGCTACTACTCAGGCATTCTCTTCCAGATGATGGGATATACCAGCAACTACGCCAAGACCCGGATCAATCTTGCCTACGCCTGCTGGGGGTTGATTAACGCGACAATCATTGCCCTTGTAGTCACCCGCTTCAAGCGCCGACACATGTACATGCTCTCAGCTTGTCTAATGCTCGTTACCTTCATTGCCATCACCGTCTCCCTTGAGAGGCTACAGGCTGCACAGGCAGCCGACGTAAAGAACCGTGCCGCCGGCATTGCCGCCCTGTTCTTCTACTTTGCCTACTCCCCAACCTACAACATCGGAAACAACGCTCTCACATACA CCTACCTCGTCGAACTCTGGCCCTATGCCCAACGAAGCCGTGGTATCGGGGTTCAGCAAATCTTTGGCAAGCTCGCAGGATTCTTCTCCACAAACGTCAACTCGATTGCACTCAATGCCATCAAGTGGCGTTATCTTGCCATTTATTGTGGCTGGATCTTCTTTGAGTTTTGCATCGTCTTCATGCTATACCCGGAGACGAGCGGCCGAACTCTGGAGGAGCTCACTTTCC TCTttgaggacgacgagttcAACGAGAAGACAGTCGCTGCCGTCGAGAAGCAGATTCACTTTGGGGACCAAACCGAGAGCTCTAAGCAGGAGGGTAACCCTACCCAGACTCAGCACAGAGAGCTCGTGTAG